A portion of the Rissa tridactyla isolate bRisTri1 chromosome 19, bRisTri1.patW.cur.20221130, whole genome shotgun sequence genome contains these proteins:
- the CCDC103 gene encoding coiled-coil domain-containing protein 103, protein MEADGALDPAALERELRAAVAADARRERENDAKLRALRQRVPSYQEFRNIVLASHLKPLEKKDKMGMRRNVLWNPCAVHAKAPQASNVEIPQELDQLPGTSAEFYRDWRRCLKSGKEKYQFLLELGGKALGRIFQADLGFGLLGEFLTVLAENVCHEDRDAVLQILESLSGTKRFGLNVDLLSESEKESSRDLFRKLQSFGTAGHPSRPAGCEAEWEAHLTKRKEAEESIVMELMKCYQVN, encoded by the exons ATGGAGGCGGACGGGGCTCTGGACCCTGCGGCGCTGGAGCGGGAGCTGCGGGCAGCGGTGGCGGCCGACGCCAGGCGGGAGCGGGAGAACGACGCCAAGCTGCGGGCCCTGCGCCAGCGCGTCCCCTCCTACCAGGAGTTCAG GAACATCGTGCTGGCATCACACCTGAAGCCCCTGGAGAAAAAGGACAAGATGGGTATGAGGAGGAACGTGCTGTGGAATCCCTGTGCAGTCCACGCCAAGGCCCCACAAGCCAGCAACGTGGAAATACCCCAG gagctGGATCAACTGCCTGGAACCTCTGCCGAATTTTACAGAGATTGGCGCAGATGCTTAAAAAgcggaaaagaaaaataccagtttttGCTTGAACTGGGAGGAAAGGCCTTGGGCAGAATCTTTCAGGCTGACTTGGGCTTTGGCCTCCTGGGTGAATTCCTTACGGTGCTGGCAGAGAACGTCTGTCATGAAGACAGAGATGCCGTTCTTCAGATCTTAGAGAGCCTTTCGGGCACCAAGCGCTTCGGGTTAAACGTGGATCTTCTGAGTGAGTCGGagaaggagagcagcagggatTTGTTTAGGAAGCTGCAGAGCTTTGGGACTGCTGGCCATCCCAGCAGACCGGCTGGCTGCGAAGCAGAGTGGGAAGCCCACCTCACGAAGCGAAAGGAAGCTGAGGAGAGCATAGTGATGGAGCTGATGAAATGTTACCAGGTCAACTga
- the FAM187A gene encoding Ig-like V-type domain-containing protein FAM187A produces MEMRLPGAAVLLCMVGVLHAFAIEDKGDVFSRMACPAFLMFDNAAYLADMTFELPCNCKPKEVSSVVWYFQKNMGSHKTTVLTDFAGTVVIDSQHINVSSNILKRFSIRMFSLIVFQAQVTDSGHYLCGTKKGDFFYGYDVDVQPTKHITVAFLDSGQHVQDNFREKLFSFFTTFWDWSRCDRCGVRGEQRRIGLCYVRSGQLHPRYRTAIPNVTSCGSRAVPPRFQCAVRLRRPEVAIRSCLTPCLKEEVSKEGMQSISNVISKLGEKPWLPHIPTQFHKQIVGSGLVIACPGARPEHAVAWDKDSVRLYRSRYLIGVNKSMRVFIDHGNHLHIQRVQVSDGGIYYCWHEGKMVASFRLSVFHQKQRKRTLSDPETIFAIKAISLSYILISIVFVIIHVCRHCQRAFGSPART; encoded by the coding sequence ATGGAGATgaggctgccaggagctgccgtTCTCCTCTGCATGGTAGGTGTTCTCCATGCTTTTGCGATTGAAGATAAAGGAGATGTGTTCAGTAGAATGGCTTGTCCCGCTTTCCTGATGTTTGACAATGCTGCTTACTTGGCTGACATGACCTTCGAGCTCCCCTGCAATTGCAAGCCCAAAGAGGTCTCTTCTGTCGTCTGGTACTTCCAGAAGAACATGGGCAGCCACAAAACCACGGTCCTGACGGACTTTGCTGGCACCGTAGTTATTGACTCCCAACATATCAACGTGAGCAGCAACATCCTGAAGCGTTTCAGTATCCGGATGTTCAGTCTCATTGTCTTCCAAGCCCAAGTGACGGATTCGGGCCACTACCTGTGTGGCACTAAGAAAGGGGACTTCTTTTATGGCTACGATGTGGACGTGCAGCCCACCAAGCATATCACGGTGGCTTTTTTGGACAGTGGCCAGCACGTCCAGGACAACTTCAGGGAGAAGCTCTTCAGCTTCTTCACCACCTTCTGGGACTGGAGCAGATGCGACCGCTGTGGGGTGAGAGGCGAGCAGCGGCGGATCGGGCTCTGCTATGTGCGGAGCGGCCAGCTGCACCCTCGCTATCGCACCGCCATCCCCAATGTCACGTCCTGTGGCTCGAGGGCTGTCCCCCCACGTTTCCAGTGTGCTGTCCGCCTCCGGAGACCCGAGGTGGCCATCCGAAGCTGCCTGACCCCTTGCCTGAAGGAGGAGGTCTCCAAGGAAGGCATGCAGTCCATCTCCAATGTCATTTCCAAGCTGGGTGAGAAGCCCTGGCTGCCTCACATCCCCACGCAGTTTCACAAGCAGATTGTTGGAAGTGGCCTGGTCATCGCATGCCCAGGAGCCCGGCCGGAGCACGCTGTGGCCTGGGACAAGGACTCTGTCCGGCTCTATCGCTCCCGCTACCTCATCGGCGTCAACAAGAGCATGAGGGTCTTCATCGACCACGGAAACCACCTGCACATCCAGCGGGTCCAAGTCAGCGATGGAGGCATCTACTACTGCTGGCATGAGGGCAAGATGGTGGCCAGCTTCCGGCTCAGCGTGTTCCACCAGAAGCAGCGCAAGCGGACGCTCAGCGATCCCGAGACAATCTTTGCCATCAAGGCCATCAGCCTGAGCTACATCCTCATCAGCATCGTCTTCGTTATCATCCATGTGTGCCGCCACTGCCAGCGGGCGTTTGGCTCCCCTGCCAGGACATAG
- the GFAP gene encoding glial fibrillary acidic protein, producing MESQRLSSYGRRFGPAAPLYRALPASPPARPRATPRSRSTQPSPRGGARLGWGKMDFSLAAALNSEFRETRTNEKVEMMELNDRFASYIEKVRLLEQQNKVLVVELNQARNQEPSRLADVYQEELRDLRRHVEQLATAKARLEIERDNLAEDLGSLQQKLQEEVTLRLEAESSLAAYRQDVDAAALARLDLERRVGTLQDEIAFLRKVHEEELRELQEQLARQRVHVEVDTSKPDLTAALRDIRSQYEAMATSNVQETEEWYKSKFADLTDAAARHAEALRAAKQEANEYRRQLQALTCDLEALRGSNESLERQLRELEERYALETAGYQDTVVRLEEDIRSLKEEMARHLQEYQDLLNVKLALDIEIATYRKLLEGEESRITIPVQSFSNLQIRETSLDTKSMSEAHVKRSIVVKTVETRDGEVIKESKQEHKEVM from the exons ATGGAGAGCCAGCGGCTGTCCTCCTACGGCCGCCGCttcggccccgccgccccgctgtaCCGcgcgctccccgccagccccccggcTCGGCCGCGGGCCACCCCCCGCTCCCGCAGCACCCAGCCGAGTCCCCGCGGGGGTGCCCGCCTGGGCTGGGGCAAGATGGACTTCTCGCTGGCCGCGGCGCTCAACTCGGAGTTCCGGGAGACGCGCACCAACGAGAAGGTGGAGATGATGGAGCTCAACGACCGCTTCGCCAGCTACATCGAGAAGGTCCGGCTCCTGGAGCAGCAGAACAAGGTGCTGGTGGTGGAGCTGAACCAGGCGCGGAACCAGGAGCCCTCGCGTCTGGCCGACGTCTACCAGGAGGAGCTGCGTGACCTGCGGCGCCATGTGGAGCAGTTGGCCACCGCCAAGGCCCGTCTGGAGATCGAGAGGGACAACCTTGCCGAGGACCTTGGCAGCCTCCAGCAAAA gctgcaggaggaggtgaccCTGCGGCTGGAGGCCGAGAGCAGCCTGGCTGCCTACAGGCAG GACGTGGACGCCGCCGCCTTGGCTCGCCTGGACCTGGAGCGGCGGGTGGGGACCCTGCAGGACGAGATCGCCTTCCTCCGCAAGGTCCACGAGGAG GAGCTgcgggagctgcaggagcagctggcccGGCAGCGGGTGCACGTCGAGGTGGACACCAGCAAGCCGGACCTGACGGCCGCCTTGCGCGACATCCGCAGCCAGTACGAGGCCATGGCCACCAGCAACGTCCAGGAGACCGAGGAGTGGTACAAGTCCAAG TTTGCCGACCTGACGGATGCGGCCGCCCGGCATGCGGAGGCCCTGCGTGCGGCCAAGCAGGAGGCCAACGAGTACCGGCGCCAGCTCCAGGCCCTCACCTgcgacctggaggctctgcggggtTCG AACGAGTCCCTGGAGAGGCAGCTGCGGGAGCTGGAGGAACGCTACGCCCTGGAGACGGCCGGCTACCAGGACACGGTGGTGCGGCTGGAGGAGGACATCCGCAGCCTCAAGGAGGAGATGGCCCGGCACCTACAGGAGTACCAGGATCTGCTCAACGTCAAGCTGGCCCTCGACATCGAGATCGCCACGTACCGCAAGCTGCTGGAGGGCGAGGAGAGCAG GATCACCATCCCCGTGCAGAGCTTCTCCAACCTGCAGATCCGAG AGACCAGCCTGGACACGAAATCCATGTCAGAAGCCCACGTGAAGAGGAGCATCGTGGTCAAAACTGTGGAGACCAGAGATGGAGAG GTGATCAAGGAGTCCAAGCAGGAGCACAAGGAGGTGATGTAG